One Luteimonas sp. MC1825 DNA segment encodes these proteins:
- a CDS encoding glycosyltransferase translates to MTPWPVDQFLVSSVNGGGLFLLGPGGLERLSKVDTTGVALVPTGAVLARQAEGFAELRWLRGRDVVRVSLAAESLDLHDLTWHADRLYVVATQHNLIRELDHDFALLRQWSFPGEQDSQHINSVCVHDGRLLASRFGRFATHRGYKGVTGGAGEVFDVESGEVLIDGLSQPHSLVSHEGHLWLCDSEARTVRRYRDFREDGAFLLDAYVRGLAFGSAGQLHVGLSRSRNAAPGGIASACVAVFDVASMRELGRVPLPVDEVYDIVPVPTAAVDDLRTAAFADAVAEYDTLVDARNRAAAEVTDALRELSTIHHAANLRIAELEAATAATAAQLEETRRLLVASEARDSEDSAWAGMLEAEVERLWSALATGARAEATLAGGGVLAPRVSRADLPVAGLAFAVHDAPLVTILVASYGHFDQTRRCLESIRDAGADAAFEVILVEDASGEVEMDRFAHVPGLVYRRNDTNLGFLRSVNAALPLVRGACLHLLNNDTVVTPGWLDALLRTFAIFHDCGIAGSMLVYPDGRLQEAGGIVWSDASGCNVGRGGEPSDPQFAAVREVDYVSGASVMVRTELFRQLGGFDERYAPAYYEDTDLAFRLRDRGLLAFFQPASVVVHQEGLSHGTDEGAGGKAWQARNREVFRERWAVELARAQLPPGEHPFLARSRAQLKKTVLVVDDLPPHTDRDAGSRAMWQLMRLLWMRGLDVKFWSHRVEGEQPYLDLLAMHAIELVGNGEGGRAFDAWMQVHGRYVDYVVLSRPHVAMEALDAVRRHSVAKVLYYGHDVHHLRLQGAHAVLGTDDDAIQADTLQAIEQRIWGAADLVLYPSRDETARVESWQRANGAHGQARTVPLFAYGPPPALPAHAGHALAGRDSMLFVGGFAHAPNADGILWFAREVWPLVHRQVPALRLVVVGADPGEAVRALAGEGVEITGEVSEDDLVAAYGRARVAVAPLRFGAGVKGKVLEALHAGVPCVTTPVGAQGLDDADGLVVAADPAAMAAAIVRLATDADAWMHASGAGQAFILANFSPQTVWEAISEVVDATPYLDVRSRLALFQGP, encoded by the coding sequence CCGGCGTGGCGCTGGTGCCGACCGGTGCCGTGCTGGCCCGCCAGGCGGAAGGCTTTGCCGAGCTGCGCTGGCTGCGGGGCCGTGACGTCGTGCGGGTAAGCCTTGCGGCGGAGTCGCTCGATCTCCACGACCTCACGTGGCACGCGGATCGCCTGTATGTCGTCGCGACGCAGCACAACCTGATCCGCGAGCTCGATCACGACTTCGCGCTCCTGCGCCAATGGTCGTTCCCCGGCGAACAGGACTCGCAGCACATCAACTCCGTGTGCGTGCACGATGGCCGACTCCTCGCCTCGCGGTTCGGCCGGTTTGCCACGCACAGGGGCTACAAGGGCGTGACCGGCGGGGCTGGCGAGGTCTTCGACGTCGAGTCGGGCGAAGTCCTCATCGATGGGCTGTCACAACCGCATTCGCTGGTGTCGCATGAAGGGCACCTGTGGCTGTGCGATTCGGAAGCGCGCACCGTGCGGCGTTACCGCGACTTCCGCGAGGACGGCGCGTTCCTGCTGGACGCTTACGTCCGCGGGCTTGCATTCGGTTCGGCTGGCCAGCTGCATGTCGGACTCAGCCGCAGCCGCAACGCGGCGCCGGGCGGCATCGCGTCGGCCTGCGTGGCCGTCTTCGACGTCGCCAGCATGCGCGAACTCGGGCGCGTGCCGCTGCCGGTCGACGAGGTCTACGACATCGTTCCGGTTCCCACCGCGGCCGTCGACGACCTGCGCACGGCGGCGTTTGCCGACGCCGTTGCCGAGTACGACACACTCGTCGACGCCCGCAACCGCGCCGCGGCGGAGGTCACCGACGCGCTCAGGGAGCTGTCCACGATCCACCACGCAGCCAACCTGCGAATCGCGGAACTCGAAGCCGCGACCGCTGCAACCGCGGCGCAGCTGGAGGAAACGCGACGGCTGCTGGTCGCGTCGGAAGCACGGGACAGCGAGGATTCTGCTTGGGCAGGCATGCTCGAAGCCGAGGTGGAGCGGCTGTGGTCGGCCCTGGCAACCGGGGCGCGGGCGGAGGCGACGCTCGCCGGCGGCGGCGTGCTGGCGCCGCGCGTGTCGCGCGCCGACCTGCCGGTGGCCGGCCTCGCGTTCGCGGTGCATGACGCACCGCTGGTGACGATCCTGGTCGCGTCCTACGGCCACTTCGACCAGACCCGCCGCTGCCTGGAGTCGATCCGCGATGCCGGCGCAGACGCGGCGTTCGAGGTGATCCTGGTCGAGGATGCCTCGGGCGAGGTGGAGATGGACCGGTTTGCCCACGTTCCGGGCCTGGTCTACCGGCGCAATGACACCAACCTCGGCTTCCTGCGCTCGGTCAATGCCGCGCTGCCGCTCGTGCGCGGCGCCTGCCTGCATCTCCTCAACAACGACACCGTGGTCACTCCGGGGTGGCTGGATGCGCTGTTGCGGACGTTCGCCATCTTTCACGACTGCGGGATCGCGGGCTCGATGCTGGTGTATCCCGACGGCCGCCTCCAGGAGGCGGGCGGGATCGTGTGGTCCGACGCGTCGGGCTGCAATGTCGGGCGCGGTGGCGAGCCGTCCGACCCGCAGTTCGCCGCCGTGCGCGAGGTCGACTACGTCTCCGGCGCCTCGGTCATGGTGCGCACGGAGCTGTTCCGCCAACTCGGTGGCTTCGACGAGCGCTACGCCCCGGCGTATTACGAAGACACCGACCTCGCATTCCGCCTGCGCGACCGCGGGCTCCTGGCCTTCTTCCAGCCCGCGTCGGTCGTGGTGCACCAGGAAGGCCTGTCGCACGGCACAGACGAAGGCGCCGGCGGCAAGGCATGGCAGGCGCGCAACCGGGAGGTCTTCCGCGAGCGCTGGGCAGTCGAGCTGGCGCGTGCGCAGCTACCGCCGGGCGAACACCCGTTCCTCGCGCGCAGCCGTGCGCAGCTGAAGAAGACGGTGCTGGTTGTGGACGACCTTCCGCCGCATACCGATCGCGACGCCGGCTCTCGGGCGATGTGGCAGTTGATGCGGCTGCTCTGGATGCGCGGCCTCGACGTCAAGTTCTGGAGCCATCGCGTCGAGGGCGAACAGCCCTATCTCGACCTGCTGGCGATGCATGCCATCGAACTGGTCGGCAACGGCGAGGGTGGCCGCGCGTTCGATGCGTGGATGCAGGTACATGGACGGTACGTCGACTACGTCGTGCTAAGCCGGCCGCACGTGGCCATGGAGGCGCTCGATGCAGTACGCCGCCACTCGGTGGCGAAGGTGCTGTACTACGGCCACGACGTACACCACCTGCGCCTGCAGGGTGCGCATGCCGTGCTTGGCACCGATGACGACGCCATTCAGGCGGACACGCTGCAGGCCATCGAGCAGCGCATCTGGGGTGCCGCCGACCTGGTCCTGTACCCGTCGCGCGACGAGACCGCGCGCGTCGAGTCGTGGCAACGCGCGAACGGCGCACACGGGCAGGCCCGCACCGTGCCGCTGTTCGCGTATGGGCCGCCGCCGGCATTGCCCGCACATGCAGGTCATGCCCTGGCCGGCCGCGACAGCATGCTGTTCGTCGGCGGGTTCGCCCACGCACCCAACGCGGACGGCATCCTCTGGTTCGCCCGTGAGGTGTGGCCGCTGGTGCACCGGCAGGTGCCCGCGCTGCGGCTCGTTGTGGTCGGCGCCGATCCGGGCGAAGCGGTTCGCGCGCTCGCGGGCGAGGGCGTCGAGATCACCGGCGAGGTCAGCGAAGACGACCTCGTCGCGGCCTATGGCCGCGCCCGGGTGGCGGTCGCGCCGCTGCGGTTCGGTGCCGGCGTCAAGGGCAAGGTGCTGGAAGCGCTGCATGCCGGCGTGCCTTGCGTCACCACGCCCGTGGGTGCGCAGGGCCTGGATGATGCCGATGGCCTGGTGGTGGCCGCGGATCCGGCCGCGATGGCTGCCGCGATCGTCCGCCTGGCCACCGACGCCGATGCATGGATGCACGCGTCGGGCGCGGGCCAGGCGTTCATCCTCGCGAACTTCTCCCCGCAGACGGTATGGGAGGCGATCTCGGAGGTGGTGGACGCCACGCCGTACCTCGACGTGAGATCACGGCTCGCCCTGTTCCAGGGGCCTTGA
- a CDS encoding DUF2142 domain-containing protein has product MLLAFTATMVLAGAWLHTRATVKFEAGASEPTKLQVFHSADGGFTEGASDVVGIQSPKEKIRLRLSSGDASHLRIDPAPGSAPLRLCELRGRDGTKFLYDVVATNGMEIRHEETCMVLEPSRLAPDPYVVLKARTQPAARTSTLWLAAMSLAALTTLAALFAALRIVDGAPGVSRFVTSSFEWCWHRAHWLALVLMLGLGTLILQTLPPNGVPDEVAHLSKIAKIHGGAWLGDSGSVPVVDVNAMYGTLRDRVERPGVLDDAELQRLLEQPLACNRAARALPTSADQYAPHLYAVPSLVLAASCRIGTSFDTFLDLARFFNLLIGACLVAYGIRHAAFGKWALFVIALLPMTLSQVASISADSLVLSLSFCFLGVVSGVAGGTFAPERARMVLPGLALILALAKPGAAWILVAVLFCYPAYRVARGRYAELAMTAMILPWIVHAAWTIRSAGKVHPRSGVDPEANLAMLIEQPTVIARMAYNTFFGDGMLGLYQSMIGRLGWLDIPLSSWAYSAAGAMLFASLWTNPDGMRIPLLTRVLAIGAALGSLALLALPLFLAWTHADAPMIQGLQGRYFLPTLAFLLVFCALRAGPALRLLLLACVLCVPALTFDALNNIQMRYHGAAW; this is encoded by the coding sequence CCGGCTGCGGCTGTCTTCAGGTGACGCCAGCCACCTGAGAATCGACCCCGCCCCGGGCAGCGCTCCTCTGCGGCTCTGCGAACTCCGGGGCCGCGATGGCACGAAGTTCCTATACGACGTAGTCGCGACCAACGGAATGGAGATCCGGCACGAAGAGACGTGCATGGTGCTCGAGCCTTCCAGGCTCGCACCTGATCCCTACGTGGTCCTCAAGGCACGGACACAGCCAGCGGCCCGCACGTCCACCCTGTGGCTTGCGGCAATGTCGCTCGCCGCACTGACCACACTGGCTGCACTTTTCGCCGCGCTGCGCATCGTGGACGGCGCGCCGGGTGTGTCGCGGTTCGTGACATCAAGCTTCGAGTGGTGCTGGCATCGCGCGCATTGGCTCGCTTTGGTGCTCATGCTTGGGCTCGGTACGCTCATCCTCCAGACACTGCCACCCAATGGCGTGCCCGACGAGGTGGCCCATCTCAGCAAGATAGCCAAGATACATGGCGGCGCTTGGCTGGGAGACTCCGGCTCCGTGCCGGTCGTCGATGTGAATGCGATGTACGGGACGCTCCGTGACCGTGTCGAGCGACCCGGTGTGCTCGACGACGCTGAACTGCAACGGCTTCTGGAACAGCCGCTGGCATGCAATCGAGCAGCACGGGCGCTGCCCACGTCCGCCGACCAGTACGCTCCGCACCTCTATGCCGTCCCCTCGCTGGTTCTGGCCGCCTCGTGCAGGATCGGCACCAGCTTTGACACCTTCCTGGACCTGGCCCGTTTCTTCAACCTGCTCATTGGCGCTTGCCTGGTCGCTTACGGCATCCGCCATGCGGCGTTCGGCAAATGGGCGCTGTTCGTGATCGCGTTGCTGCCGATGACCCTCAGCCAGGTGGCGTCGATCAGTGCGGATTCGCTGGTGTTGTCGCTGAGTTTCTGTTTCCTGGGCGTGGTCTCCGGCGTCGCCGGCGGGACATTCGCGCCGGAGCGCGCGCGCATGGTCCTGCCGGGGCTCGCCTTGATACTGGCCCTCGCGAAGCCAGGCGCGGCTTGGATACTGGTCGCCGTGCTGTTCTGTTACCCGGCATATCGCGTCGCGCGCGGCCGCTACGCCGAGCTTGCCATGACGGCGATGATCCTTCCCTGGATCGTGCATGCCGCATGGACGATCCGGTCGGCAGGCAAAGTGCATCCCAGATCAGGCGTGGACCCGGAGGCGAACCTGGCAATGCTGATAGAGCAGCCGACGGTGATCGCACGCATGGCATACAACACGTTCTTCGGCGACGGCATGCTTGGGCTTTACCAGTCCATGATCGGCCGGCTCGGCTGGCTGGACATACCGCTGTCGAGTTGGGCCTACTCCGCCGCAGGCGCCATGCTGTTCGCAAGCCTGTGGACGAACCCCGATGGCATGCGCATCCCGTTGCTGACCCGGGTACTCGCCATCGGAGCCGCGCTTGGCTCGCTGGCGTTGTTGGCCCTCCCACTGTTCCTGGCATGGACGCACGCGGACGCGCCGATGATCCAGGGTTTGCAGGGTCGCTACTTCCTTCCCACGCTCGCCTTTCTTCTGGTCTTCTGCGCGCTGCGCGCGGGACCCGCCCTCAGGCTGCTGTTGCTCGCCTGCGTGCTGTGCGTGCCGGCGTTGACCTTTGATGCGCTCAACAACATCCAGATGCGCTATCACGGAGCCGCGTGGTGA